In a genomic window of Saccharothrix sp. HUAS TT1:
- a CDS encoding CHAT domain-containing protein produces MTPDRFPALVSRAEALLATGLVEEAGVLLRPAVGAGLPEALLLAARCALRDDDLPAAHDLAVEAEALFRRQDRLSSVPAARAVALRAGGRGSPGAVAEACDSHGHHEDAAELRLRHAPEEAATRRGRGTSRSRAIGWLARARLADTRRAAVAACRAGLALRDPELSADLVDIALDHALTSGDARSAWRWSERRPGGPPAEVARARAELRLARVRGDRDRVVRLERELVRVSRSSAGRPGVPLDDVVDALGDRALLVFISHRGGLVGVSVARRRVRLHDFGAAGTAARHVRSLSLADAPHRAAELDRLLRPAGDRAVVVVPSPELAGLPWAALPSARGRAVSVAPSTGCWHRANSRTPALGERLWAAGPSLVHARREVEVLRGAHGGSVRSTVGGVVRGMGEADVVHIAAHGVRQDELFSYLQLEDGPLHGHRFEFLDRVPSVVVLSACESGLARVLLRRGARVVVESVRAVPDDRVVDVMVDLHAGLAHPAQALADAQARHGDLGFVCMGAG; encoded by the coding sequence ATGACGCCGGACCGCTTCCCGGCGCTGGTCAGCCGGGCGGAGGCGTTGCTCGCCACCGGCCTGGTGGAGGAGGCGGGTGTGCTGCTGCGACCGGCGGTCGGTGCGGGGCTGCCCGAAGCGCTGCTGCTCGCCGCGCGGTGCGCGTTGCGGGACGACGACCTCCCCGCCGCGCACGACCTGGCGGTCGAGGCCGAAGCCCTGTTCCGCCGGCAGGACCGGCTGTCGTCCGTGCCGGCGGCGCGGGCCGTGGCGTTGCGCGCGGGCGGGCGCGGTTCACCCGGCGCGGTGGCCGAGGCGTGCGATTCCCACGGGCACCACGAGGACGCGGCCGAGCTGCGACTCCGGCACGCGCCGGAGGAGGCGGCCACGCGCAGGGGTCGGGGCACATCCCGGTCCCGGGCCATCGGCTGGCTGGCGCGGGCCCGGCTGGCGGACACCCGGCGTGCCGCCGTGGCCGCGTGCCGGGCCGGGTTGGCGCTGCGCGACCCCGAGCTCTCGGCGGACCTGGTGGACATCGCCCTCGACCACGCGTTGACCAGCGGTGACGCCCGTTCGGCGTGGCGCTGGAGCGAACGGCGGCCGGGTGGTCCCCCGGCGGAGGTGGCGCGGGCGCGGGCCGAACTGCGCCTCGCCCGCGTGCGGGGTGACCGGGACCGGGTCGTGCGGCTGGAGCGCGAGCTGGTCCGGGTGTCGCGGTCGTCCGCCGGTCGTCCCGGTGTGCCGCTGGACGACGTCGTGGACGCGTTGGGCGACCGGGCCCTGCTGGTGTTCATCAGCCACCGGGGCGGGCTGGTCGGGGTGTCGGTGGCGCGGCGGCGGGTCCGGCTGCACGACTTCGGCGCGGCCGGGACCGCGGCGCGGCACGTCCGCTCGCTGTCGTTGGCGGACGCGCCGCACCGCGCCGCCGAGCTGGACCGGCTGCTGCGGCCCGCCGGTGACCGGGCGGTGGTCGTGGTGCCGAGCCCGGAGCTGGCCGGGCTGCCGTGGGCGGCACTGCCGTCCGCCCGGGGGCGGGCGGTGTCGGTGGCGCCGTCGACTGGGTGTTGGCACCGGGCGAACAGCCGGACGCCGGCGTTGGGCGAGCGCCTGTGGGCCGCCGGGCCGTCCCTCGTGCACGCGCGTCGTGAGGTCGAGGTGCTGCGCGGGGCGCACGGCGGGTCGGTCCGGTCCACGGTGGGGGGTGTGGTGCGCGGAATGGGTGAGGCGGACGTCGTGCACATCGCGGCTCACGGCGTGCGGCAAGACGAATTGTTTTCGTATCTGCAATTGGAAGACGGGCCCCTGCACGGGCACCGCTTCGAATTCCTTGATCGCGTGCCATCGGTCGTGGTGCTCTCGGCGTGCGAATCGGGATTGGCGCGCGTGCTGCTCCGGCGTGGCGCGCGGGTGGTCGTGGAAAGCGTCAGGGCCGTGCCGGACGACCGGGTGGTCGACGTGATGGTCGACCTGCACGCCGGCCTGGCGCACCCGGCGCAAGCGCTTGCGGACGCGCAGGCCCGGCACGGCGACCTCGGCTTCGTCTGCATGGGCGCAGGGTGA